CAAGACGGCATTCGCAGCGTCGAGGCCCGCGCCTCCACTCGCGGCAGAGGCCACCAGTTTCGTCACCCATTTTTTGTGAAGCCCGTCGGCGATGCGTTTCACGTCGTCAAGCATGGCGGGTTGCGCCAGAATGGCCTTGGCCACGGCCTCTACCTGCCGGTAGTCCTTGGCGCGCTTGCCCTCCTTGCGCCGCTGTGAGGCCACCAACAGCTTGTGAAGGAAGAAGGCCGCCATGGACGGCACGACCACACGCCCAATTTCCCGGGCTTTGATCTCCATGGGGTTGGAGAGCAGAATCCGCATATAGGGAACCGCCACCGGGGCTATGCCGACGTCTGGTTCATATGGGCCGCCACGTTCAAGGCCAGCGCCCATCCGGTCCTTGAGGAACTCCACGGATAATTCGCCACTCCGGTAGAAGACCGTCCCATCCGCGTGGTTGATGACTTCTTCCAGCCCCAGTTCCTTGAGCATGTTGCCCACGTTGACCTTCTCCCCACGGTAGGGGAGCCTGATCGCGAAATCCACATCAAGGGTC
Above is a genomic segment from Desulfolutivibrio sulfodismutans DSM 3696 containing:
- a CDS encoding GSU2403 family nucleotidyltransferase fold protein, translated to MALVINDIIGESRDYYRTLKRESTGRLLINPRGSLYQKRAGESLFLYLRRLEHGKKRHIYIGKVDDAHAFRVKEGLDSHAKAVLSIRDAKAAMKELGMSNREIKSEDFFPLLRELFQVMADAGLWDEGLSLVGSWCFKVYQNYCGVEYFPDRTLDVDFAIRLPYRGEKVNVGNMLKELGLEEVINHADGTVFYRSGELSVEFLKDRMGAGLERGGPYEPDVGIAPVAVPYMRILLSNPMEIKAREIGRVVVPSMAAFFLHKLLVASQRRKEGKRAKDYRQVEAVAKAILAQPAMLDDVKRIADGLHKKWVTKLVASAASGGAGLDAANAVLCRAGIVAGGR